The Methanosarcina barkeri MS DNA window ATGGGCAAGTCCATGGACTTCACATGCCTTCAGCACATCAAGAATCTCAATATAAATTCTTGTTGGAGTTAGGAGCTCATCTCCGATCATTTTTGAATTGTCATAGGGACAGGGGTCGTGATAAGAGTACTTGGATTCCTCAATGATTTTCCTTACAAGAGTATAGCCGTTGCTATGAACGCCTGTGCTTGGGACACCTACAATCACATCACCTACCCTTACTTTCTCTCCCTCGACAATCTCGTCTTTCCGGACAATTCCAAGGCAAGTACCTGCAAGGTCAAAACCTTTAATTATCTCTGGCAGGGTTGCGGTTTCTCCGCCAACGATGGACATTCTGGATATTTCCGCGCCCTTTACCAGCCCTTCTCCAATCTGGGCGGCAAAGCCTTCTTCATGCTTTTCCAGGGCAAGATAATCTACAAAGGCTACAGGCTCGGCTCCTATGGCTAGAAGGTCATTTACATTCATTGCGATACAGTCTATACCTACCGTGTTCCACCGCTGCATTTCGTTTGCAATAAGAACTTTTGAGCCTACCCCATCAGTTGTCAGGGCAAGGGCATATTCTCCGAAGTCCAGAAGCCCTGCATAATGCCCTATTCCTGTAAGGGGAGCTCCTATACCTTTTCGGACATAGCTCAATTTTTCGATAAGGGTTTTGACGGTTTTTTCTTCCTTTGTAATATCTACGCCTGAATCCGCGTACGTTAAGTGCTTTTCGCTCATCTTTCGCCCCTCCCTGCCTGCTTTATAGCTGTTTTCCAATTTCATTTCCGTTATATAATTCGAATTCATCATGCAGGGTCTTGACTGCAGCAAATGCATCGTTTTCCCGCACTACGAAAGAGATATTGTACTGGGAAGAACCCTGGCTGATCATGATAATATTAATAAGCGAGTTTCCAAGTGCTCCGAAGACCCGTTTTGCCACGCCTGGGGTCCCTGCCATACCTGCACCCACGACTGCAACTACGCAGACATTTTTGTCTGACGTGATTTCTTTTACGATTCCGCGGTTGAACTCTTCGTGCAGGGCTTTTAATGCAGTTTCCACATGTGCTTCACTGATCACGAAAGAGATATTTGATTCGGACGAGCCCTGGCTGATCATAATAACATTAACGCCTGACTTTGCAAGTACTGCGAAGAGCCTTGCTACAGTCCCG harbors:
- the purM gene encoding phosphoribosylformylglycinamidine cyclo-ligase, with protein sequence MSEKHLTYADSGVDITKEEKTVKTLIEKLSYVRKGIGAPLTGIGHYAGLLDFGEYALALTTDGVGSKVLIANEMQRWNTVGIDCIAMNVNDLLAIGAEPVAFVDYLALEKHEEGFAAQIGEGLVKGAEISRMSIVGGETATLPEIIKGFDLAGTCLGIVRKDEIVEGEKVRVGDVIVGVPSTGVHSNGYTLVRKIIEESKYSYHDPCPYDNSKMIGDELLTPTRIYIEILDVLKACEVHGLAHITGSGLLKLRRVTKLGFDFYDPLEPQDIFKFLQKEGGVEDLEMYRTFNMGMGFLVILPEKDAAKAAEITGGKIVGKIVESGIRVKDLVIE